The proteins below come from a single Afipia sp. P52-10 genomic window:
- a CDS encoding SRPBCC family protein — protein sequence MNAAPATFPFEHRNDIVIAAPAEAIFDYVTNPKSWPEWLPSSHEIRCDNRPMRFGDIFHEHWSTRSGPVNLDWVVIACERPRLWIGLTFTPFLGLIVVQYDLEAVNGGTRFIRTVRNPQRPKAVSAEQLANFDAEAKLGLGNIKAKVEKTT from the coding sequence ATGAACGCCGCGCCTGCCACCTTCCCGTTCGAGCACAGGAACGACATCGTTATTGCCGCGCCTGCGGAAGCGATCTTCGATTACGTCACCAACCCGAAGTCGTGGCCGGAATGGCTGCCGTCGTCGCATGAGATCAGATGCGACAACCGGCCGATGCGGTTTGGCGACATCTTCCATGAGCACTGGAGCACCCGCTCCGGCCCGGTCAATCTCGACTGGGTGGTGATCGCCTGCGAGCGGCCGCGGCTGTGGATCGGCCTCACCTTCACGCCGTTCCTCGGGCTGATCGTCGTGCAGTACGATCTTGAAGCGGTGAACGGCGGCACCCGCTTCATCCGCACGGTGCGTAACCCGCAGCGACCAAAGGCCGTTTCCGCCGAGCAGCTTGCCAACTTCGACGCCGAGGCAAAACTCGGCTTGGGCAACATCAAGGCGAAGGTGGAAAAGACGACGTAG
- a CDS encoding tripartite tricarboxylate transporter substrate binding protein, with protein sequence MRLTIALTAAAALAAITTAAPAQQAEKILPTSPSPTSTWPTKPVKLIVPFAAGSSPDIIGRLIAEDIQNRHPGVPVIVDNKAGAGGNTGTDAVAKAAPDGTTIGISLGGPLAINVNLFSKLPYDPEKDLSPVTMLTTLPSALVVPASLGVSTVAEFVALLKKDPSKIAYGSIGAGSLSHLTMEAIGLKAGAKMVHVPFGGSPQAMTALIRGDVQVGCLPAVAVAPFIGEGNIKVLAVSTAKRSPYLPDVPTLKESGIDVESDAWNALIAPGGTPPELVAQINAEVRKALDNPSVKEKLRTQLIDPAPSTPEELRARIAAEKKLWGEVIKAADIKVN encoded by the coding sequence ATGAGACTGACAATCGCCCTGACTGCCGCCGCCGCGCTGGCTGCCATCACCACCGCCGCGCCGGCGCAGCAGGCGGAGAAGATCTTGCCAACCAGCCCTTCGCCAACCAGCACCTGGCCGACCAAGCCAGTGAAGCTGATCGTGCCGTTCGCGGCTGGCTCCTCGCCCGACATCATTGGCCGGCTGATCGCCGAGGATATCCAGAACCGCCATCCCGGCGTGCCGGTGATCGTCGATAACAAGGCGGGTGCCGGTGGGAACACTGGCACGGACGCAGTGGCCAAGGCCGCGCCGGACGGCACCACCATCGGCATCTCGCTCGGCGGGCCGCTCGCCATCAACGTCAACCTGTTCTCCAAGCTGCCCTACGATCCGGAGAAGGACCTCTCGCCGGTGACCATGCTCACCACGCTGCCGAGCGCGCTGGTGGTGCCCGCCTCACTCGGCGTCAGCACCGTGGCCGAGTTCGTCGCTCTCCTGAAGAAAGACCCATCGAAGATCGCCTACGGGTCGATCGGCGCCGGCTCGTTGTCGCACCTGACCATGGAAGCGATCGGTCTGAAGGCCGGCGCGAAGATGGTACATGTGCCGTTCGGCGGCTCGCCGCAGGCGATGACGGCACTGATCCGCGGCGACGTGCAGGTCGGCTGCCTGCCCGCGGTCGCGGTTGCGCCATTCATCGGCGAAGGCAACATCAAGGTGCTGGCGGTCTCCACTGCCAAGCGCTCGCCCTACCTGCCGGACGTGCCGACGCTGAAGGAAAGTGGGATCGACGTCGAGTCGGACGCATGGAACGCGCTGATCGCGCCGGGTGGCACGCCACCGGAACTAGTCGCGCAGATCAACGCCGAGGTGCGCAAAGCGCTCGACAATCCGTCGGTCAAGGAGAAGCTGCGCACGCAGCTGATCGATCCTGCCCCCTCCACGCCGGAAGAACTCCGCGCCCGCATCGCCGCCGAGAAGAAGCTCTGGGGCGAGGTCATCAAAGCCGCTGACATCAAGGTGAACTGA
- a CDS encoding tetratricopeptide repeat protein, with the protein MSEIFDEVQEEVRREQLRKLWERYGTLIITVAFLIVAGVGGWRGYLYWEGKKAADAGSQFEAAAQLVEQKKGAEAEAAFLKLAAEAPQGYRTLAKLRAAAELGTRDVAGAVKLYDEVAADRNAGQMEQDLAALRAGSLLVDTAPYAEIKQRLEPLTGADRAYRHSARELLAVSAWRNKDMTAARQWVDQITTDAQSPQTLRSRMEALQALLPPVAKG; encoded by the coding sequence GTGTCTGAGATATTTGACGAAGTCCAGGAAGAGGTGCGCCGCGAACAGCTTCGCAAGCTGTGGGAGCGTTACGGCACGCTGATCATCACCGTGGCGTTTCTGATCGTCGCTGGCGTCGGCGGCTGGCGCGGCTACCTCTATTGGGAGGGCAAGAAGGCCGCCGATGCGGGATCGCAGTTCGAGGCTGCCGCCCAACTCGTCGAGCAGAAGAAGGGAGCGGAGGCGGAAGCCGCGTTCCTGAAGCTCGCGGCCGAGGCGCCGCAAGGCTACCGTACCTTAGCGAAACTGCGTGCGGCCGCCGAACTCGGCACCCGCGACGTCGCCGGCGCGGTGAAGCTCTATGACGAGGTTGCCGCCGACCGCAATGCCGGTCAGATGGAGCAGGATCTTGCGGCGCTGCGCGCGGGAAGCCTGCTGGTCGATACCGCACCTTATGCGGAGATCAAGCAGCGGCTGGAGCCGTTGACCGGTGCTGACCGCGCCTATCGCCACAGCGCGCGCGAACTGCTCGCAGTGTCGGCCTGGCGCAACAAGGACATGACCGCGGCCCGGCAATGGGTCGATCAGATCACCACGGACGCGCAGTCGCCGCAGACGCTGCGTTCGCGCATGGAGGCGCTGCAGGCGCTGTTGCCGCCGGTGGCGAAGGGCTGA
- a CDS encoding YcxB family protein — MTDRSITIALTADDYATANKLFVLNSLRSPAAVVGWVLFALAGVIFLGLSLGEHRPQDKAVYGGVAASCLVLLVALPLLNYFVLAPLYARRTYAKQKTLHYPIIFSWSEAGLKTENENGSWTVAWTDYLKWSENSQVILLYQAPRLFQMLPKRVLTVEQQADIRRCAVSVRR; from the coding sequence GTGACCGATCGCTCGATCACCATCGCGCTCACCGCCGACGACTACGCCACCGCCAACAAGCTGTTCGTGCTGAACTCGCTCCGCAGCCCTGCGGCGGTCGTCGGATGGGTGCTGTTCGCGTTGGCCGGGGTGATTTTCCTCGGGCTCTCGCTCGGCGAGCACAGACCTCAGGACAAAGCGGTTTACGGCGGCGTCGCGGCCTCGTGCCTGGTGCTGCTCGTCGCACTACCGCTGCTCAATTACTTCGTTCTCGCTCCGCTCTATGCACGCAGGACCTACGCCAAGCAGAAAACGCTGCACTATCCCATCATCTTCAGCTGGTCCGAGGCTGGACTGAAGACTGAAAACGAGAATGGCAGCTGGACGGTGGCCTGGACCGACTACCTGAAGTGGTCCGAGAATAGCCAGGTGATCCTGCTGTACCAGGCGCCGCGTCTGTTCCAGATGCTGCCGAAACGCGTGCTCACGGTTGAGCAGCAGGCGGATATCCGCCGTTGCGCCGTTTCGGTCCGCCGCTGA
- a CDS encoding NnrU family protein, producing MGLIVMIAGLAIFLGVHAVTTQRDLRAALIGRLSESGYKAGYSVLSALGLVLIIYGFAKYRAAGMIPVWEPPTGMRHLALALMLPATVFLAAAYLRGHIWRFLKHPMLAAVKLWAFAHLLANGDLGSIILFGSILAWAVFDRITLKSRADDGGPPIPFGGARNDVLAVVVGLVVYAALVFAFHPAVIGVPVVGV from the coding sequence GTGGGGCTGATCGTGATGATCGCCGGGCTCGCCATTTTTCTTGGCGTGCATGCCGTGACCACGCAGCGCGACTTGCGCGCGGCGCTGATCGGTCGTCTCAGTGAGAGCGGCTACAAGGCCGGCTACAGCGTACTGTCGGCGCTCGGCCTCGTCCTCATCATCTATGGTTTTGCCAAGTACCGCGCCGCCGGCATGATCCCGGTCTGGGAGCCGCCGACCGGCATGCGCCATCTGGCGCTGGCCTTGATGCTGCCGGCGACTGTCTTCCTGGCCGCGGCCTACCTGCGCGGTCATATCTGGCGCTTTCTGAAACATCCGATGCTCGCGGCGGTGAAGCTGTGGGCGTTCGCGCATCTGCTCGCCAACGGCGATCTTGGGTCGATCATCCTGTTCGGCTCGATCCTGGCCTGGGCGGTGTTCGACCGCATCACGTTGAAGTCGCGCGCGGATGACGGCGGCCCGCCGATCCCGTTCGGCGGTGCCCGCAACGACGTGCTGGCCGTGGTGGTCGGTCTCGTCGTCTATGCTGCCCTTGTGTTTGCGTTCCACCCCGCCGTAATCGGCGTTCCTGTCGTCGGAGTCTGA
- a CDS encoding cupin domain-containing protein, with protein MDLPVQRSGGGNRRHLLQALSAFVGGTALAAMPDTTRAKDSSNLPPPKRALTGRNDAGKSVFKSFDVTSKVVEIDANPGLTFYELYRTEGVPQLTGLEPDPMLKGTIAFPGPGGTMFRLISYPPKRPEGYKPPPGVTFESGLQEMSDKVPRMGDYFDRSAPGMHTSDTIDYGVVVRGEMTLELDDGQMVHLKQGDCIVQNGTRHRWRNPLPEPCLMAFVSVGGKRG; from the coding sequence ATGGACCTGCCAGTGCAACGATCCGGTGGTGGCAACCGGCGCCATCTCCTCCAGGCGTTGAGCGCGTTTGTCGGCGGCACTGCGCTGGCTGCGATGCCGGACACTACCCGCGCAAAAGACTCCAGCAATCTGCCGCCGCCGAAACGGGCACTGACCGGCCGCAACGACGCCGGCAAGTCGGTGTTCAAGTCGTTCGACGTGACGTCCAAGGTGGTCGAGATCGACGCCAATCCGGGGCTGACTTTCTACGAGCTCTACAGGACCGAAGGGGTGCCGCAGCTGACCGGTCTTGAGCCCGACCCGATGCTCAAGGGCACCATCGCCTTCCCCGGACCCGGCGGAACGATGTTTCGATTGATCTCCTATCCGCCGAAACGCCCCGAAGGCTACAAGCCGCCGCCCGGTGTCACCTTCGAAAGCGGCCTGCAGGAGATGTCGGACAAGGTCCCGCGCATGGGCGACTACTTCGATCGCAGCGCGCCGGGCATGCACACGTCGGACACCATCGATTATGGGGTGGTGGTGCGCGGCGAGATGACGCTGGAATTGGACGACGGACAGATGGTGCATCTGAAGCAGGGCGATTGCATCGTGCAGAACGGCACCAGGCATCGCTGGCGCAATCCGCTGCCGGAGCCCTGCCTGATGGCCTTCGTCTCGGTCGGCGGCAAGCGCGGCTGA
- a CDS encoding TCR/Tet family MFS transporter, whose protein sequence is MSGVVQSEAEEAAPDGQAQTSRHGRAAFAFIFVTVLLDMLALGVIMPVLPKLVESFVGHDTATAARYLGLFGTAWALMQFFFAPVLGAMSDRFGRRPVVLMSNFGLALDYVLMAWAPTLVWLFVGRVISGITSASVSTAFAYIADVTAPEKRPQAFGLIGAAFGAGFILGPAIGGLLGGMDPRLPFWVAAGLSFANALYGLFVLPESLPPERRAPFRWRSANPVGALRLLASQRALVGLSAVNFIGQLAHVVLPSTYVIYASYRYGWDEKTVGLTLALVGVCSMIVQGGAIAPAIKRFGERTTLLIGLTFGMLGFLVTAVAPTGRLSWLGIPLLALWGLASPATQGLMTRLVDPTKQGQLQGANSSVQSVAQLLGPGLFTLTFATFIAHGHDLPGAPFYLAALLMLVTLAIAMQVMTWLPRS, encoded by the coding sequence ATGAGCGGTGTGGTCCAAAGCGAGGCGGAGGAAGCGGCGCCGGACGGGCAAGCGCAGACTTCTCGGCACGGCCGCGCGGCATTCGCCTTCATCTTCGTCACCGTGCTGCTCGATATGCTGGCGCTCGGCGTCATCATGCCGGTGCTGCCGAAGCTGGTCGAAAGTTTCGTCGGTCACGATACGGCGACGGCTGCGCGCTATCTCGGTCTTTTCGGTACGGCCTGGGCGCTGATGCAGTTCTTCTTCGCGCCGGTGCTCGGCGCAATGTCGGATCGCTTCGGTCGCCGGCCGGTGGTGCTGATGTCGAACTTCGGCCTCGCGCTCGACTATGTGCTGATGGCCTGGGCGCCGACGCTGGTGTGGCTGTTCGTTGGCCGGGTGATCTCCGGCATCACCTCGGCAAGCGTGTCGACCGCCTTCGCCTACATTGCCGACGTCACCGCTCCTGAAAAGCGCCCGCAAGCATTCGGCTTGATCGGCGCAGCGTTCGGGGCGGGCTTCATTCTTGGCCCCGCGATCGGCGGATTGCTTGGCGGCATGGACCCGCGCCTGCCGTTCTGGGTTGCGGCGGGGTTGAGCTTTGCCAACGCGCTATACGGCCTGTTCGTGTTGCCGGAGTCGCTGCCGCCGGAGCGCCGCGCGCCGTTTCGTTGGCGCAGCGCAAATCCGGTCGGCGCGTTACGCCTGCTGGCGTCGCAACGCGCGCTGGTCGGCCTGTCGGCGGTGAACTTCATCGGCCAGCTTGCGCATGTCGTGCTGCCAAGCACCTACGTCATCTATGCGAGCTATCGCTATGGCTGGGACGAGAAGACTGTCGGCTTGACATTGGCGCTGGTCGGCGTGTGTTCGATGATCGTGCAGGGCGGAGCGATCGCGCCGGCGATCAAGCGCTTCGGTGAACGCACCACACTGCTGATTGGACTAACGTTCGGCATGCTCGGCTTCCTGGTCACCGCCGTTGCTCCCACCGGCCGTCTCTCCTGGCTCGGCATTCCGCTGCTGGCGTTATGGGGACTTGCTAGTCCTGCGACGCAGGGGCTGATGACGCGGCTCGTCGATCCGACGAAGCAGGGACAGTTGCAGGGCGCGAACAGCAGTGTGCAGAGCGTCGCGCAATTGCTGGGGCCGGGCCTGTTCACGTTGACTTTCGCCACCTTCATCGCTCACGGGCACGATCTGCCCGGGGCGCCGTTCTATCTTGCGGCGCTCTTGATGCTCGTAACACTCGCGATCGCGATGCAGGTAATGACATGGCTGCCGCGCAGCTAG
- the der gene encoding ribosome biogenesis GTPase Der: MAFTIALIGRPNVGKSTLFNRLVGQKLALVDDQPGVTRDRREGDARLGDLRFTIIDTAGLDEGAKGSLTQRMRAQTAKAIADADALMFIVDARAGVTPQDKMFADLARKADKPVVLIANKSEGKHGEAGTAEAFALGLGDPVPISAEHGEGLSDLYDALAALMPEPVDEGDEADGAPEAGDEATRPIRVAIVGRPNAGKSTLINQLLGEERLLTSPEAGTTRDSIAVDVQRQGRDFRVFDTAGLRRRSRIEEKLEKLSVADTLRAIRFAEVVVLLMDSQNRFEEQDLRIADLVEREGRALVIAVNKWDLVERKGGEIATLREDAERFLPQVRGVPLVAVSGISGEGLDRLMKAVQEAYAVWNKRAPTSALNRWFEHAINANPPPAVSGRRLKLNYITQPKARPPSFVLFCSRADAVPDSYKRYLVNSLREAFDMPGTPVRIILREKANPFEHKRKKMR; this comes from the coding sequence ATGGCCTTCACGATTGCATTGATCGGGCGTCCGAACGTCGGCAAGTCGACGCTGTTCAACCGTCTGGTCGGACAGAAGCTGGCGCTGGTCGATGACCAACCCGGCGTGACGCGCGATCGCCGCGAAGGCGACGCCAGACTCGGCGACCTGCGCTTCACCATCATCGACACCGCAGGGCTCGACGAGGGAGCCAAGGGATCGCTGACCCAGCGCATGCGCGCGCAGACCGCCAAGGCAATCGCCGATGCCGACGCGCTGATGTTCATCGTCGATGCCCGTGCCGGCGTGACGCCACAGGACAAGATGTTCGCCGACCTCGCGCGCAAGGCCGACAAGCCGGTGGTGCTGATCGCCAACAAGAGCGAGGGCAAGCACGGCGAGGCGGGCACGGCGGAAGCGTTCGCGCTCGGGCTCGGCGACCCGGTGCCGATCTCCGCCGAACATGGCGAAGGCCTGAGCGATCTGTATGACGCACTCGCGGCGCTGATGCCGGAGCCGGTCGATGAGGGCGACGAGGCGGATGGGGCGCCGGAAGCGGGCGACGAGGCTACGCGACCGATCCGCGTCGCCATCGTCGGCCGCCCCAATGCCGGCAAGTCCACGCTGATCAACCAGTTGCTCGGCGAAGAACGCCTGCTGACGAGCCCGGAGGCCGGGACCACCCGCGACTCGATCGCCGTCGATGTGCAGCGCCAGGGCCGCGACTTCCGCGTGTTCGACACTGCCGGTTTGCGCCGCCGCTCGCGCATCGAGGAGAAGCTGGAGAAGCTGTCGGTCGCCGACACCTTGCGCGCCATTCGCTTCGCCGAAGTGGTGGTACTGCTGATGGATTCGCAGAACCGGTTCGAGGAGCAGGATCTGCGCATCGCCGATCTGGTCGAGCGCGAAGGGCGGGCGTTGGTGATCGCTGTCAACAAGTGGGATCTGGTGGAGCGCAAGGGCGGCGAGATCGCAACGCTGCGCGAAGATGCCGAGCGGTTCCTGCCGCAGGTGCGCGGTGTGCCGCTGGTCGCCGTGTCCGGCATCAGCGGTGAGGGGCTCGACCGGCTGATGAAGGCGGTGCAGGAGGCCTATGCGGTCTGGAACAAGCGCGCACCGACCAGTGCGCTGAACCGCTGGTTCGAGCATGCGATCAACGCAAACCCGCCGCCTGCGGTGTCTGGCCGCCGCCTGAAGCTGAACTACATCACTCAGCCGAAGGCGCGGCCGCCGAGTTTCGTGCTGTTCTGCTCGCGCGCGGACGCGGTGCCGGACAGCTACAAGCGCTACCTCGTCAACAGCCTGCGCGAGGCGTTCGACATGCCGGGCACGCCGGTTCGCATCATCCTGCGCGAGAAGGCCAACCCGTTCGAGCACAAGCGCAAGAAGATGCGATGA
- a CDS encoding peptide chain release factor 3, producing the protein MRDTTAPEILKDHAAPSANALAGEVARRRTFAIISHPDAGKTTLTEKLLLFGGAINLAGQVKAKGERRNTRSDWMKIERERGISVVTSVMTFEFDGLVFNLLDTPGHEDFSEDTYRTLTAVDSAVMVIDAAKGIEARTRKLFEVCRLRDIPIITFINKMDRETRDPFELLDEIEKTLALDTAPVTWPIGRGRDFAGTYDIATGGVRLLDSDTKTGAAQQIAIEDLAAKNPNLDAQAIKDELELVSEACKPFDLAAFREGHLTPVFFGSALRNFGVGDLLEGLGRHAPPPRAQDSNVRRIEAAEPKMTAFVFKIQANMDPNHRDRIAFARLCSGKLARGMKAKLVRTGKPMPLSAPQFFFAQDRSVADEAFAGDVVGIPNHGTLRIGDTLTEGEDIVFVGVPSFAPEILRRVRLTDAMKAKKLKEALQQMSEEGVVQVFRPRDGAPALVGVVGQLQLDVLKARLDAEYGLPVDFEQSEFQLARWISAEDGKKLDAFIAANGSGVADDVDGDPVFLARNQFYLDYTRERAEGIDFANVKDVKRKVR; encoded by the coding sequence ATGCGCGACACAACCGCTCCTGAGATTCTGAAGGACCACGCCGCCCCGTCCGCGAACGCGCTGGCGGGCGAGGTCGCGCGTCGCCGCACCTTCGCGATCATCTCGCACCCGGACGCGGGCAAGACCACGCTGACGGAAAAGCTGCTGCTGTTCGGCGGCGCCATCAATCTCGCGGGGCAGGTGAAGGCCAAGGGCGAGCGGCGCAACACCCGTTCCGACTGGATGAAGATCGAGCGCGAGCGCGGCATCTCGGTCGTGACCTCGGTGATGACGTTCGAGTTCGACGGGCTGGTCTTCAACCTGCTCGACACGCCGGGTCACGAGGACTTCTCGGAAGACACCTACCGCACGCTGACCGCGGTCGATAGCGCGGTGATGGTGATCGACGCGGCCAAGGGCATCGAGGCGCGCACGCGCAAGCTGTTCGAGGTCTGCCGCCTGCGCGACATCCCGATCATCACCTTCATCAACAAGATGGACCGCGAGACCCGCGATCCGTTCGAGCTGCTCGACGAGATCGAGAAGACGCTGGCCCTCGACACCGCGCCCGTGACATGGCCGATCGGCCGCGGTCGCGATTTCGCCGGCACTTACGACATCGCCACCGGCGGCGTACGGCTGCTTGACTCCGACACCAAGACCGGTGCTGCGCAGCAGATCGCCATCGAAGACCTGGCCGCGAAAAATCCGAATCTCGACGCGCAGGCGATCAAGGATGAACTCGAACTGGTCTCGGAAGCCTGCAAGCCGTTCGACCTCGCGGCCTTTCGCGAGGGGCATCTGACGCCGGTGTTCTTCGGCTCGGCGCTTCGCAATTTCGGCGTCGGCGATCTGCTCGAAGGTCTCGGTCGTCACGCGCCGCCACCGCGCGCCCAGGATTCCAACGTCCGCCGGATCGAGGCGGCCGAACCGAAGATGACGGCATTCGTGTTCAAGATCCAGGCGAACATGGACCCGAACCACCGCGACCGTATCGCCTTCGCGCGGCTGTGCTCAGGCAAGCTTGCGCGCGGCATGAAGGCGAAGCTGGTGCGCACTGGCAAGCCGATGCCACTGTCGGCGCCGCAGTTCTTCTTCGCCCAGGATCGCTCGGTCGCCGACGAAGCGTTCGCCGGCGACGTGGTCGGCATCCCGAACCATGGTACGCTGCGCATCGGCGACACGCTGACTGAGGGCGAGGACATCGTGTTCGTCGGCGTTCCGAGTTTTGCGCCAGAAATCCTGCGCCGCGTGCGGCTGACCGACGCGATGAAGGCGAAGAAGCTGAAGGAAGCGCTGCAGCAGATGTCGGAAGAGGGCGTCGTGCAGGTGTTCCGCCCGCGCGATGGCGCGCCTGCGCTGGTTGGTGTCGTCGGCCAGCTCCAGCTCGACGTGCTGAAGGCGCGGCTCGATGCCGAATACGGCCTGCCGGTCGATTTCGAACAGAGCGAGTTCCAGCTCGCGCGCTGGATCTCGGCCGAAGACGGCAAAAAACTCGATGCCTTCATTGCCGCCAATGGCTCCGGCGTCGCCGATGATGTTGATGGCGATCCGGTTTTCCTGGCGCGGAACCAGTTCTATCTCGACTACACGCGTGAGCGCGCCGAGGGCATCGATTTCGCAAATGTTAAGGACGTGAAGCGGAAGGTCCGTTAG
- a CDS encoding SDR family NAD(P)-dependent oxidoreductase, whose product MTQPLASRIALVTGASRGIGYATALALAQAGAHVIAVARTVGGLEELDDAIKAIGGSATLVPLDLTDFDGVARLGAALHERHGKLDVLVGNAATLGPVSPLGHIDMKSWTDAMAINVNANFQLVRCMEPLLKPSDAGRAVFISSSAASKAGAYMGPYVASKAALEGLVRVWANETASSALRVNLFNPGPIRTRMRAILMPGEDPLTLDTPEQVAQAIVPLCLPSWTETGKLHDYKAGRTLSFQAPA is encoded by the coding sequence ATGACCCAACCCCTCGCCTCCCGTATCGCCCTCGTCACCGGCGCCTCGCGCGGCATCGGCTATGCCACAGCGCTCGCGCTTGCGCAGGCGGGAGCCCATGTGATCGCGGTGGCGCGTACGGTCGGCGGACTGGAGGAGCTGGACGACGCGATCAAGGCGATCGGCGGCAGCGCAACGCTGGTGCCGCTCGATCTCACCGACTTCGACGGTGTCGCCCGGCTCGGCGCCGCCCTGCACGAGCGTCATGGCAAGCTCGACGTGCTGGTCGGCAACGCGGCAACGCTCGGCCCGGTCTCGCCGCTCGGCCATATCGACATGAAGTCCTGGACCGACGCTATGGCGATCAACGTCAACGCCAACTTCCAACTCGTGCGTTGCATGGAACCGCTGCTGAAGCCGTCCGACGCCGGACGCGCCGTGTTCATCTCGTCCAGCGCCGCCAGCAAGGCCGGCGCCTATATGGGGCCATACGTCGCCTCGAAGGCGGCGCTTGAAGGATTGGTCCGCGTCTGGGCCAACGAGACCGCCAGCTCCGCTCTGCGCGTGAACCTGTTCAATCCGGGGCCGATCCGTACCCGCATGCGCGCGATCCTGATGCCGGGCGAAGACCCGCTCACCCTCGACACGCCCGAGCAGGTGGCGCAGGCGATCGTACCCTTATGCCTGCCGTCCTGGACCGAGACCGGCAAGCTCCACGATTACAAGGCCGGGCGGACATTGAGCTTCCAGGCTCCGGCTTAA
- the sugE gene encoding quaternary ammonium compound efflux SMR transporter SugE produces MAWAILVVAGLLEIGWAIGLKYTDGFTKLVPTVLTVGSMTASVALLGLALKWLPVGTAYAVWTGIGTVGVAILGIFLFGETASALRLGCIALIVIGIAGLKAVA; encoded by the coding sequence ATGGCGTGGGCGATTTTGGTCGTTGCCGGTCTGTTGGAGATCGGCTGGGCGATCGGCCTGAAATACACCGATGGTTTCACCAAGCTGGTTCCCACCGTGCTCACGGTCGGCAGCATGACAGCAAGCGTTGCCTTGCTCGGCTTGGCGTTGAAGTGGCTGCCGGTCGGCACCGCCTACGCGGTATGGACCGGAATCGGCACAGTCGGCGTCGCCATTCTTGGTATCTTCCTATTCGGCGAGACCGCGAGCGCGCTGCGGCTGGGCTGCATCGCCTTGATCGTCATCGGCATCGCCGGATTGAAGGCGGTCGCCTAA
- the panB gene encoding 3-methyl-2-oxobutanoate hydroxymethyltransferase encodes MSVQTAVKRVTAPDIRARKNGEPIVMLTSYHAHTASLVDRYCDVILVGDSLGNVMHGFETTVPVTLDMMILQGHAVMRGSKHALVVVDMPFGSYEASKEQAFHSAARILKETHCGAVKLEGGKRMAETIAFLTQRGIPVMGHIGLTPQSINTLGSFRAQGRSEAAWAPIEEDAKAVAEAGAFAMVVEAVAEPLAKKITASIDVPTIGIGASSACDGQVLVLEDMLGLSPWTPKFVKRYGDLGPAIQEAIESYAKDVRSRAFPGPEHVYGMIKPKVVASND; translated from the coding sequence ATGTCCGTGCAAACCGCAGTTAAGCGTGTCACCGCACCCGATATCCGCGCCCGCAAGAATGGCGAACCGATCGTGATGCTGACGTCGTATCACGCTCATACCGCCAGCCTGGTCGATCGCTATTGCGACGTCATCCTGGTCGGTGACTCGCTCGGCAACGTCATGCACGGCTTCGAGACCACCGTGCCGGTGACGCTCGACATGATGATCCTGCAGGGGCACGCGGTGATGCGCGGCTCCAAGCATGCTCTCGTGGTGGTCGATATGCCGTTCGGCTCTTACGAAGCATCGAAGGAGCAGGCGTTCCACTCCGCCGCGCGAATCCTGAAGGAGACCCATTGCGGCGCGGTCAAGCTCGAGGGCGGCAAGCGCATGGCCGAGACCATCGCCTTCCTGACCCAGCGCGGCATCCCGGTGATGGGCCATATCGGCCTGACGCCGCAGTCGATCAACACGCTCGGCAGCTTCCGAGCGCAGGGCCGCAGCGAAGCGGCCTGGGCGCCGATCGAGGAAGACGCTAAGGCGGTGGCGGAAGCCGGCGCGTTCGCCATGGTGGTGGAGGCGGTGGCCGAGCCGCTCGCCAAGAAGATCACCGCCAGCATCGACGTGCCCACCATCGGCATCGGCGCAAGTTCGGCCTGCGACGGGCAGGTGCTGGTGCTGGAGGACATGCTGGGCCTGTCGCCGTGGACGCCAAAATTCGTCAAGCGCTACGGCGATCTCGGTCCGGCAATCCAGGAGGCGATCGAATCCTACGCCAAGGACGTGCGTAGCCGCGCCTTCCCGGGACCGGAGCACGTCTATGGCATGATCAAGCCGAAGGTCGTCGCCTCGAACGACTGA